The following are encoded together in the Triticum dicoccoides isolate Atlit2015 ecotype Zavitan chromosome 6B, WEW_v2.0, whole genome shotgun sequence genome:
- the LOC119321169 gene encoding uncharacterized protein LOC119321169 — MDAFKNMISGIAERVLQKEMARIDAETDSKLMTLGKELESSEMRSKSLRSQMDAVIAEGNRRRMHMLTGELIQALYDGLRDAFQPAGAGQPWFYGLEQKMFDLSVEKALLGIERTFEVEDPNLYNYNYHGTRYSGARAMRDNKGKGEHNYKLFVNLLLQVASN, encoded by the exons ATGGATGCTTTCAAAAATATG ATTAGTGGTATAGCTGAGAGAGTGCTGCAGAAGGAGATGGCAAGGATTGATGCCGAGACTGACTCAAAGTTGATGACCCTCGGCAAGGAACTGGAATCTTCTGAGATGCGTAGCAAAAGTCTGCGTTCTCAAATGGACGCAGTCATAGCTGAGGGCAACCGCAGGCGCATGCATATGCTCACAGGTGAGCTCATTCAGGCTCTGTACGATGGCTTGCGGGATGCATTCCAGCCGGCTGGTGCCGGACAACCATGGTTCTATGGTCTGGAGCAGAAGATGTTTGATTTGTCTG TTGAGAAGGCTCTATTAGGGATAGAGCGTACATTTGAAGTTGAGGATCCTAACTTGTACAACTACAACTACCATGGAACGCGTTACTCTG GGGCGCGGGCAATGCGTGACAACAAGGGGAAAGGTGAGCATAACTACAAATTGTTTGTAAATTTACTTCTTCAAGTAGCTTCAAATTGA
- the LOC119321880 gene encoding uncharacterized protein LOC119321880 — translation MFVSVQLWMNFSVTNAANRDLQYIRTLLTPKRRGFGPMHTRLIMAPVQLEQTWNGYGFDMRDKILHVLDPVNTEANEAAYVAKHGATIELMFDGMAQARGLFGNKGCTLDPAQWHVCFNSNMHRPCSKSTSGAYVLHYTKHFTCDG, via the exons ATGTTTGTGTCGGTACAACTATGG ATGAACTTCTCCGTCACAAATGCTGCTAATAGAGACCTTCAGTACATCCGTACCTTGTTGACACCAAAAAGGCGTGGTTTTGGACCAATGCACACAAGGCTG ATCATGGCTCCGGTTCAACTTGAGCAAACTTGGAATGGGTATGGTTTTGACATGCGAGACAAGATCCTACACGTCCTTGATCCAGTGAACACCGAGGCTAATGAAGCAGCGTATGTCGCCAAGCATGGGGCAACGATTGAGCTCATGTTTGATGGTATGGCTCAAGCTAGAGGATTGTTCGGGAACAAGGGGTGTACACTGgatccagctcagtggcacgttTGCTTCAACAGCAACATGCACCGCCCGTGTTCAAA ATCGACATCAGGGGCTTATGTGCTGCACTACACAAAGCACTTCACTTGTGATGGCTAG